The following proteins come from a genomic window of Thermoanaerobaculia bacterium:
- a CDS encoding diguanylate cyclase: MNLSWIRSRTTAAQRLSHRLLFTLGAPLALMAAAVALAVESRPDLATTILVGGLTVSALLGTALAFHFARRLLLPLKAIVKASDALKSGQLSARALVHCDDEIGRLARSFNSMAERLERRERAATRLHELSHLLQTATDAGEALAIFERLTPVLLPGVSGAIYAISPSRDDLELKIRFGPEVHEYRPQAAPADCWALRQGHSYSVADAELKLVCEHLGGRHGLRDAYACLPLVTQGETIGLLHLSFSAATLEETSLDQRGEELDTIATAVSLALGNLALREKLKSQSVRDGLTGLYNRRFLEESLPREIDRCRRRNLPLTVVMADLDHFKKLNDTWGHEAGDLAIQSFAETARRHFRSEDLLCRYGGEEFCFVLPECSPEDALARAEALLRFQRESSLRFGRDAIGPVTTSIGIATYPDQTLDASALVRLADAALYRAKLRGRDQLVVHDGSAAA, from the coding sequence ATGAACCTCTCCTGGATCCGGTCCCGAACAACGGCAGCGCAACGCCTGTCCCACCGACTCCTCTTCACTCTCGGTGCTCCGCTGGCGCTCATGGCCGCCGCGGTGGCCCTCGCCGTCGAGAGCCGGCCGGACCTCGCAACGACGATTCTCGTCGGCGGGTTGACGGTGTCGGCGCTGCTCGGAACCGCTCTCGCGTTCCACTTCGCCCGCCGCCTGTTGCTGCCGCTCAAGGCCATCGTGAAGGCCTCCGACGCCTTGAAGAGCGGTCAGCTCTCTGCACGCGCCCTGGTCCATTGCGATGACGAGATCGGGCGCCTGGCGCGCTCGTTCAACTCGATGGCCGAGCGGCTCGAGCGCCGCGAACGCGCGGCAACGCGCCTGCACGAGCTCTCCCACCTGCTGCAGACGGCCACCGATGCCGGCGAAGCGCTGGCCATTTTCGAGCGCCTGACGCCGGTCCTGCTTCCGGGCGTCTCGGGAGCGATCTACGCCATCAGTCCGTCGCGCGACGACCTCGAACTGAAGATCCGGTTCGGCCCCGAGGTGCACGAATACAGGCCGCAGGCGGCGCCCGCCGACTGTTGGGCTCTGCGCCAGGGGCACAGCTACTCGGTCGCGGACGCCGAGCTCAAGCTCGTCTGCGAGCACCTCGGCGGTCGGCACGGCCTGCGCGACGCCTACGCCTGCCTGCCGCTGGTCACCCAGGGAGAGACCATCGGCCTGCTGCATCTCTCCTTCTCCGCCGCGACGCTCGAGGAGACATCGCTCGACCAACGCGGCGAAGAGCTCGACACCATCGCCACCGCCGTCAGCCTGGCGCTCGGCAACCTCGCGCTACGCGAGAAGCTCAAGTCCCAGTCGGTCCGCGACGGACTCACCGGCCTCTACAACCGGCGATTCCTCGAGGAGTCGCTGCCGCGCGAGATCGACCGCTGCCGGCGGCGAAATCTGCCGCTGACCGTGGTGATGGCCGATCTCGACCACTTCAAGAAGCTCAACGACACCTGGGGTCACGAGGCGGGTGATCTCGCGATCCAGAGCTTCGCAGAAACAGCCCGCCGCCACTTCCGCAGCGAGGACCTGCTCTGCCGCTATGGCGGTGAGGAGTTCTGCTTCGTCCTGCCGGAGTGTTCGCCCGAGGATGCTCTCGCCCGTGCCGAGGCGCTGCTCAGGTTCCAGCGCGAATCGAGCCTGCGTTTCGGCCGCGACGCGATCGGTCCGGTCACGACCTCGATCGGCATCGCCACCTACCCGGATCAGACCCTCGACGCCAGCGCGCTCGTGCGGCTCGCCGACGCCGCGCTCTATCGCGCCAAGCTCAGGGGAAGGGATCAACTGGTGGTGCACGACGGCTCGGCCGCGGCCTGA
- a CDS encoding CsbD family protein, which yields MSQEMDGKVKKVTGQVKEAAGILTGNEKLEQKGAAERAEGAVEESLGKARRKVGELVDAVAKAIKE from the coding sequence ATGAGTCAGGAAATGGATGGCAAGGTCAAGAAAGTCACCGGCCAGGTGAAGGAGGCCGCCGGCATTCTCACGGGCAACGAGAAGCTCGAACAGAAAGGTGCGGCGGAGCGCGCCGAGGGCGCCGTCGAAGAGAGCCTGGGTAAGGCGCGGCGCAAGGTCGGCGAGCTCGTCGACGCCGTCGCCAAGGCGATCAAGGAGTAA
- a CDS encoding GlsB/YeaQ/YmgE family stress response membrane protein, giving the protein MTISLPALLILLVIAAVCGALGKAIAGDVRGGLLVSIVLGFIGALLGPWVAGKLSLPEPFMLSIGGHPFPILWSIIGSALFVALIHLFSRRRW; this is encoded by the coding sequence ATGACCATCTCACTCCCGGCACTCCTGATCCTGCTGGTGATCGCCGCCGTCTGCGGCGCCCTGGGCAAGGCGATCGCAGGCGACGTGCGCGGCGGCCTGCTGGTCTCGATCGTTCTCGGTTTCATCGGCGCGCTGCTCGGCCCATGGGTCGCCGGCAAGCTCAGCCTCCCCGAGCCGTTCATGCTCTCGATCGGCGGGCACCCGTTCCCGATCCTCTGGTCGATCATCGGCTCCGCCCTCTTCGTAGCCCTGATCCACCTCTTCTCGCGCCGGCGGTGGTAG
- a CDS encoding DUF3494 domain-containing protein codes for MNRRSTGRKNLLAVAGCAALLGMPCAAFAQVAPPLGTAAQFGALGNSGVTGSTGLGTIVNGDVGSSPTPAISNFPPSTTAFPYTVHLLNDSTVQQAHTDAIAAYNFLAAQGPGLVIADQLDAAVLTSGIYSFVSGAADLAANGTLTLNGPGIFVFQVDSALTANTGSNVVGTADPCSVFWRVGTSATLNGITFHGNVIADASITVGSTSNVAGQLLAGTGATGAVTMAGSGGNTIGGCSGPPLPPPPSLVEIPALDRAGMVLLMLVLGGAALFVLRRRRCA; via the coding sequence ATGAACCGGAGATCGACAGGCAGGAAGAACTTGCTGGCGGTGGCGGGCTGCGCAGCCCTGCTGGGCATGCCGTGCGCGGCCTTCGCCCAGGTCGCGCCGCCGCTCGGCACGGCGGCGCAGTTCGGCGCGCTGGGCAACTCGGGGGTGACCGGATCCACCGGCCTCGGCACGATCGTCAACGGTGACGTCGGCTCGTCGCCGACGCCCGCGATCTCGAACTTCCCGCCCTCCACAACGGCTTTCCCCTACACCGTTCACCTGCTGAACGACAGCACGGTGCAGCAGGCGCATACGGACGCCATCGCGGCCTACAACTTCCTCGCCGCCCAGGGGCCCGGCCTCGTGATCGCGGACCAGCTGGACGCCGCGGTGCTCACCTCCGGCATCTATTCCTTCGTCTCGGGCGCCGCCGACCTCGCCGCCAACGGGACCCTCACTCTCAATGGACCCGGGATCTTCGTCTTCCAGGTGGACAGCGCTCTGACGGCGAATACCGGCTCGAATGTCGTCGGCACGGCGGATCCCTGCAGCGTCTTCTGGCGGGTGGGAACTTCCGCGACCCTCAACGGCATCACATTCCATGGCAACGTGATCGCGGACGCCAGCATCACCGTCGGCTCGACTTCGAATGTCGCCGGGCAGCTCCTCGCCGGCACCGGCGCGACCGGCGCAGTGACGATGGCGGGCTCCGGCGGCAACACCATCGGAGGCTGCAGTGGGCCACCGCTGCCGCCGCCGCCCTCCCTGGTCGAGATCCCGGCGCTCGACAGGGCCGGCATGGTCCTGCTCATGCTGGTGCTCGGCGGCGCGGCTCTCTTCGTCCTGAGGCGCCGGCGCTGCGCTTGA
- a CDS encoding response regulator transcription factor, whose translation MPIRILITDDHAVVRSGLRALLCADTDLDVVGEAANGVEAMQLAAELHPDLILLDITMPQESGVRIAQRLKEVHPGIKVLFLTMHEDEALLHEALRTGAAGYVIKRAEEMEILQAIHAAMRGDIYVHPAMTRALLHQPVTSEHRRGAPANPLTRREIDVLRLLARGNTNRQIANLLELSMRTVENHRANLMGKLGLASRVELVNFAEEHKLL comes from the coding sequence GTGCCGATCCGCATCCTCATCACTGACGACCACGCCGTCGTGCGCTCGGGCCTCCGGGCACTGCTCTGTGCGGACACCGATCTCGACGTCGTCGGCGAGGCGGCGAACGGCGTCGAGGCGATGCAGCTGGCCGCCGAGCTCCATCCGGATCTGATCCTGCTCGACATCACGATGCCGCAGGAGAGCGGCGTCAGGATCGCGCAGCGGCTCAAGGAGGTGCACCCCGGCATCAAGGTGCTCTTCCTCACCATGCACGAGGACGAGGCGCTGCTGCACGAGGCGCTGCGCACCGGAGCGGCCGGCTACGTGATCAAGCGGGCCGAAGAGATGGAGATTCTCCAGGCGATCCATGCCGCGATGCGCGGCGACATCTATGTCCATCCCGCCATGACCCGGGCGCTCCTGCACCAGCCCGTGACGTCGGAGCACCGGCGCGGGGCGCCCGCGAATCCGCTGACCCGGCGCGAGATCGACGTCCTGCGACTGCTCGCCAGGGGCAACACGAACCGGCAGATCGCCAACCTCCTCGAGCTCTCGATGCGCACCGTGGAGAACCATCGCGCCAACCTGATGGGCAAACTCGGCCTCGCCAGCCGGGTCGAACTGGTGAATTTCGCCGAAGAGCACAAGTTGCTCTGA
- a CDS encoding response regulator: MNPPRTPPGARAADPVLRLLLVEDSAGDARLIRELITEGSARGIELAHVATMREAERHLELGAVDVVVLDLGLPDAQGLEAVRRAHGAAPRVPLVVVTGLDNEALAVEALKAGAEDFLVKGQIETRSLQRALVHAVERKALREALVEEEAESKVAARLFRTLVENLPDVISRLNPDLHFLYMSPSVQAVTGLRPEEFLGKTSRELGMPADLLDTWETALRRVLSSGNAERLELAFPALQGTVQFDCRLVPEFGDAGAPHSVLTVARDVTERWNALEAERRARSVAEELREATIELTRSLDREVVLVTLLDRLRQLVPFDRASVMLIEEATRLSVRAVFDGNRVVPLPAEKRPEFEASDHPIVHGILTSGAAVLIPDLSLHPEWKLPTVAAPAGSWMGVPLFARGNVAGLVALGKVEADAFSEDQVRLAETMSSQASVAVENAVLFAQMQASTLRMQALSRRLVEAQESERRSIARELHDEAGQSLTSLRIGLRLLEREIANGGEITGRVAELVKTTDAVIDGLHRLAADLRPASLDHLGLDAALRQYSREAAAKFGLAVHFKALGFTDQRLPTVVETALYRVVQEAMTNVVRHAAAKRVDILVERRGDRVMVMVEDDGAGFDPMQAQRHDHFGLLGMKERAEALGGSLTLESSPGAGTTIVVEVASADPHPHH; this comes from the coding sequence GTGAACCCGCCTCGAACCCCTCCGGGCGCTCGCGCTGCCGACCCGGTCCTGCGGCTGCTGCTGGTCGAGGACAGTGCCGGCGATGCGCGACTGATTCGCGAGCTCATCACCGAGGGCAGCGCTCGCGGTATCGAGTTGGCTCATGTCGCGACCATGCGGGAGGCCGAGAGGCACCTCGAGCTGGGGGCGGTCGACGTCGTGGTCCTCGATCTGGGGCTGCCCGATGCGCAGGGACTGGAGGCCGTGCGCAGGGCCCACGGCGCGGCACCGCGAGTGCCTTTGGTGGTGGTGACCGGGCTCGACAACGAGGCGCTGGCGGTCGAGGCCCTGAAGGCGGGTGCCGAGGATTTTCTCGTCAAGGGCCAGATCGAGACGCGGAGTCTGCAACGCGCCCTGGTGCATGCCGTCGAGCGCAAGGCGCTGCGGGAGGCGCTCGTCGAAGAGGAGGCGGAATCCAAGGTTGCTGCCCGCCTCTTCCGCACGCTGGTCGAGAACCTGCCCGACGTCATCTCGCGCCTGAATCCGGACCTGCACTTCCTCTACATGAGCCCTTCCGTTCAAGCCGTAACGGGCCTGCGGCCGGAAGAGTTCCTGGGCAAGACCAGCCGCGAACTGGGCATGCCGGCCGACCTCTTGGACACCTGGGAGACAGCTCTCCGCCGCGTGCTTTCGAGCGGGAACGCCGAGCGCCTGGAGCTCGCCTTTCCCGCGCTGCAGGGGACGGTGCAGTTCGACTGCCGGCTGGTGCCCGAGTTCGGGGACGCCGGCGCCCCGCACTCCGTGCTCACCGTGGCGCGCGACGTGACCGAGAGATGGAACGCGCTCGAAGCCGAACGCCGTGCCCGCAGCGTGGCGGAAGAGCTGCGTGAGGCGACCATCGAGCTCACGCGCAGCCTCGACCGAGAGGTCGTGCTGGTGACGCTGCTCGACCGTCTGCGCCAGCTGGTGCCTTTCGATCGTGCCAGCGTCATGCTGATCGAGGAGGCGACCCGGCTCTCCGTGAGGGCGGTCTTCGACGGCAACCGTGTCGTTCCCTTGCCGGCGGAGAAGCGGCCCGAGTTCGAGGCCTCCGACCACCCGATCGTGCACGGCATCCTCACCAGCGGCGCCGCCGTCCTGATCCCCGACCTCTCCCTCCACCCCGAATGGAAGCTGCCCACGGTCGCGGCTCCCGCGGGGAGCTGGATGGGCGTGCCGCTGTTCGCGCGCGGCAACGTCGCCGGGCTGGTGGCGCTCGGCAAAGTCGAGGCCGATGCCTTCAGCGAGGACCAGGTCCGTCTCGCCGAGACGATGTCCTCCCAGGCCTCGGTCGCGGTGGAGAATGCGGTGCTCTTCGCGCAAATGCAGGCTTCGACCCTGCGCATGCAGGCGCTCTCCCGCCGGCTGGTCGAAGCGCAGGAGAGCGAGCGGCGCAGCATCGCCCGCGAGCTCCACGACGAGGCGGGCCAGTCGCTGACCTCGCTGCGCATCGGTCTTCGTCTGCTGGAGCGCGAGATCGCCAACGGCGGGGAGATCACCGGACGGGTCGCCGAGCTGGTCAAGACGACCGACGCCGTGATCGACGGCCTGCACCGTCTGGCCGCCGATCTGCGGCCGGCGAGCCTCGATCACCTGGGCCTCGATGCGGCCCTTCGCCAGTACTCCCGCGAAGCGGCCGCGAAGTTCGGCCTGGCGGTGCACTTCAAAGCGCTCGGCTTCACGGACCAACGGCTGCCCACCGTCGTGGAGACGGCGCTCTACCGCGTAGTGCAGGAGGCGATGACCAACGTCGTGCGCCACGCCGCCGCGAAACGGGTCGATATCCTGGTGGAGCGCCGCGGCGACCGGGTGATGGTGATGGTCGAGGACGATGGCGCGGGCTTCGATCCCATGCAGGCCCAGCGTCACGACCACTTCGGCCTGCTCGGAATGAAGGAGCGCGCCGAAGCCCTGGGCGGTAGTCTGACGCTCGAGAGCTCCCCCGGCGCGGGGACGACGATCGTCGTGGAGGTGGCGAGTGCCGATCCGCATCCTCATCACTGA
- a CDS encoding EAL domain-containing protein, with the protein MRKSPLLRLLLVEDNPGDARLLREMIGEEAPHDIVVAHVASMGEAERHLAGTPVDLVLLDLGLPDAVGLDAVRRAHAAAPRVPLVVLTGLDDDSLALSALKEGAEDYLVKGQIESRGLLRALRYAIERKILEESLFAEKERAQVSLKCIGDAVICTDIAGRITFLNVVAATTTGWSLREAIGRPRGEVLRVLDAMGIEISADSTPMAIDLEQTMNLPASWTLVRRDGLEIPIEGSAAPIHDRDGRAAGAVIVFRDVSAARAVAAQIAHSAEHDFLTGLPNRMLLNDRLGQAIALAARHRKKVAVLFLDLDGFKHINDSLGHTVGDKLLQAIALRLVANVRAPDTVSRQGGDEFVVLLSEVERWEEAAVEAKRMLRTVAEAHTVDLHDLHVTASIGVSVYPDDGMDAETLVKNADTAMYQAKANGRQGYKFFKPAMYLRAVERQSIEEGLRRALERQELTLHYQPKVNLQTGKISGAEALLRWTHPVRGVVTPAEFIHVAEDCGLIVAIGGWVLREACRQARAWRDEGLPAITMAVNISAMEFGSEKFLEGVFSILEVTGLEPQLLELELTESVLMKRADSTESTLRALKALGVTLAVDDFGTGYSSLSYLRRFPIDALKIDQSFVRQISTTPDETSIVTAVISMGRSLKLRVVAEGVETHAEAEFLKALQCEEAQGFHFSRPLPPKRFAQLLASGLPARSRFAAPRADLEADEVAREGESLQW; encoded by the coding sequence ATGAGAAAGTCCCCACTCCTGCGACTCCTGCTGGTCGAGGACAATCCGGGAGACGCGCGGCTCCTGCGCGAGATGATCGGGGAAGAGGCTCCGCACGACATTGTGGTGGCGCATGTCGCGAGCATGGGCGAGGCCGAGCGGCATCTGGCCGGAACTCCCGTCGACCTCGTTCTGCTCGACCTGGGCTTGCCCGATGCCGTGGGACTGGACGCCGTCCGGCGGGCGCACGCCGCCGCGCCTCGCGTTCCGCTGGTGGTGCTGACCGGCCTCGATGACGACTCGCTGGCCTTGAGTGCTCTGAAGGAGGGCGCCGAGGACTATCTCGTGAAGGGTCAGATCGAGAGCCGCGGCCTGTTGCGGGCCCTGCGCTATGCGATCGAGCGCAAGATCCTGGAAGAGTCCCTGTTCGCCGAGAAGGAGCGCGCCCAGGTCTCGCTCAAGTGCATCGGCGACGCCGTGATCTGCACGGATATCGCGGGGCGTATCACCTTCCTGAACGTCGTCGCAGCGACGACGACCGGCTGGTCGCTCCGAGAGGCCATCGGGCGGCCCCGGGGAGAGGTGCTCCGGGTGTTGGACGCCATGGGCATCGAGATCTCGGCGGACTCGACGCCGATGGCGATCGATCTCGAGCAGACCATGAATCTGCCGGCGAGCTGGACGCTCGTCCGCAGAGACGGCCTGGAGATTCCGATCGAGGGCTCGGCCGCCCCTATTCACGACCGCGACGGGCGGGCTGCCGGCGCGGTGATCGTTTTCCGCGACGTGAGCGCGGCACGGGCAGTGGCGGCGCAGATCGCGCATTCCGCCGAGCACGACTTCCTGACCGGGCTGCCCAACCGGATGCTGTTGAACGATCGCCTCGGCCAGGCCATTGCCCTGGCGGCGCGGCACAGGAAGAAAGTGGCGGTGCTCTTCCTCGATCTCGACGGCTTCAAGCACATCAACGACTCGTTGGGGCATACCGTCGGCGACAAGCTGTTGCAGGCGATTGCCCTGCGTCTGGTGGCCAACGTGCGCGCCCCGGACACGGTGAGCCGCCAGGGCGGCGACGAGTTCGTCGTGCTGCTCTCGGAGGTGGAGCGCTGGGAGGAGGCCGCCGTGGAGGCGAAGCGGATGCTGCGCACCGTGGCCGAGGCGCACACCGTCGACCTGCACGATCTGCACGTCACCGCGAGCATCGGCGTGAGCGTCTATCCCGACGACGGGATGGACGCGGAGACCCTCGTCAAGAACGCCGACACCGCCATGTACCAGGCCAAGGCGAACGGGCGGCAGGGCTACAAGTTCTTCAAGCCGGCCATGTACCTGCGGGCCGTGGAGCGCCAGTCGATCGAGGAGGGCCTGCGCCGCGCCCTGGAGCGGCAGGAGCTCACGCTGCACTACCAGCCGAAGGTCAATCTTCAGACGGGCAAGATCTCCGGCGCCGAAGCCCTGCTCCGATGGACCCATCCGGTGCGGGGCGTCGTGACGCCGGCGGAGTTCATCCACGTCGCGGAAGACTGCGGCCTGATCGTGGCGATCGGCGGGTGGGTCCTGCGCGAGGCCTGCAGGCAGGCTCGGGCCTGGCGCGACGAGGGCCTGCCGGCGATCACCATGGCGGTCAACATCTCCGCGATGGAGTTCGGCTCCGAGAAGTTCCTCGAGGGTGTCTTCTCGATCCTCGAAGTGACCGGGCTCGAGCCGCAGTTGCTCGAGCTCGAGCTGACCGAGAGTGTCCTCATGAAACGGGCGGACTCCACGGAGTCGACGCTGCGGGCATTGAAGGCTCTCGGCGTGACGCTGGCGGTGGACGACTTCGGCACCGGCTACTCGAGCCTGAGCTATCTCCGGCGGTTCCCGATCGACGCGCTGAAGATCGACCAGTCGTTCGTCCGCCAGATCTCCACCACGCCCGACGAGACCAGCATCGTCACCGCCGTGATCAGCATGGGGCGGAGCCTCAAGCTCCGGGTCGTGGCCGAGGGCGTCGAGACTCATGCGGAGGCGGAGTTCTTGAAGGCGCTCCAGTGCGAGGAGGCCCAGGGGTTCCACTTCAGCCGCCCGCTCCCCCCGAAGCGATTCGCCCAGCTGCTTGCGAGCGGTTTGCCCGCCCGGAGCCGGTTTGCGGCGCCGCGCGCCGATCTCGAAGCGGACGAGGTGGCTCGTGAAGGCGAGTCGCTACAATGGTGA
- a CDS encoding response regulator: protein MSAGREAAPPIEVLLVEDNPGDVRLTREAFRSARMERPLHVAADGVEAMAFLRREGEFARVPRPDLILLDLNLPRMDGREVLARIKEDESLRTIPTVILTTSEAESDILKSYELQANCYLAKPVQLEAFESLIQSVNDFWLTKVKLPQRRVDE, encoded by the coding sequence ATGAGCGCGGGGCGGGAAGCGGCTCCGCCGATCGAGGTGCTGCTGGTGGAGGACAACCCGGGAGACGTCCGGCTGACCCGGGAAGCGTTCCGCAGCGCGCGGATGGAGAGGCCCCTGCACGTCGCCGCCGACGGCGTCGAGGCCATGGCCTTCCTGCGGCGCGAGGGCGAGTTCGCCCGGGTCCCGCGCCCGGATCTCATCCTGCTGGACCTGAATCTCCCCAGGATGGACGGCCGCGAGGTCCTGGCGCGGATCAAGGAGGACGAGAGCCTGCGGACCATTCCGACGGTGATCCTGACCACCTCCGAGGCGGAATCGGACATCCTGAAGAGCTACGAGCTCCAGGCGAATTGCTACCTCGCGAAGCCCGTGCAGCTGGAGGCGTTCGAGAGCCTCATCCAGAGCGTCAACGACTTCTGGCTGACGAAAGTGAAGCTGCCGCAGAGGCGGGTGGACGAATGA
- a CDS encoding PAS domain S-box protein yields the protein MTTPADASPRERDDAKESEARYRGLLEAAPDAMVVVNPSGEIVLLNVQAEKQFGYRRDELLGQRVTNIIPEGFAERLVADALRSTEDALAQQIGTGLELSGRRRDGSEFPIEIMLSPLASADGILVTAAIRDITTRKRAEAHLIQKLEELKRSNEELEQFAYLASHDLQEPLRMVASYTQLLSRRYKGRLDADADEFIAFAVDGASRMQRLIQDLLAYSRVASKGKDLLETESEEALQRALLNLRGAIEESAAVVTHDPLPEVLADETQLVQLFQNLVGNAIKYQGSGTPLIHVSAARNRAGRWVFSVRDNGLGIELQYFDRIFGMFQRLHKREEFEGTGIGLAICKKIVERHGGTISVESQPGQGSTFRFELAGIEGRP from the coding sequence ATGACGACGCCCGCCGACGCCTCGCCGCGCGAACGCGACGACGCCAAGGAGTCCGAGGCGCGCTATCGCGGGCTGCTCGAGGCGGCGCCGGATGCGATGGTCGTCGTCAATCCGAGCGGCGAAATCGTGCTGCTCAATGTCCAGGCCGAGAAGCAGTTCGGCTACCGTCGCGACGAGCTCCTGGGCCAGAGGGTGACGAACATCATCCCGGAGGGCTTCGCCGAGCGCCTGGTCGCCGACGCGCTGCGCTCGACCGAGGATGCGCTGGCGCAGCAGATCGGCACCGGACTCGAGCTCTCCGGGCGGCGCCGGGACGGCAGCGAGTTCCCGATCGAGATCATGCTGAGCCCGCTGGCGAGCGCCGATGGCATCCTGGTGACGGCGGCCATCCGGGACATCACCACCCGCAAACGGGCCGAAGCGCACCTGATCCAGAAGCTGGAGGAGCTCAAGCGCTCGAACGAGGAGCTCGAACAGTTCGCCTATCTGGCCTCGCACGACCTGCAGGAGCCGCTGCGCATGGTGGCGAGCTACACCCAGCTGCTGTCGCGCCGGTACAAAGGGCGGCTGGACGCCGACGCCGACGAGTTCATCGCCTTCGCGGTGGACGGAGCGAGCCGGATGCAGCGCCTGATCCAGGACCTGCTCGCCTACTCGCGCGTCGCCTCCAAGGGCAAGGACCTCCTCGAGACCGAAAGCGAAGAGGCGCTGCAGCGGGCGCTCCTCAACCTGCGCGGTGCCATCGAGGAGAGCGCCGCCGTGGTGACCCACGATCCGCTGCCCGAGGTCCTTGCGGACGAGACCCAGCTCGTCCAGCTCTTCCAGAACCTGGTCGGCAACGCCATCAAGTACCAGGGCTCGGGAACTCCCCTCATCCACGTCTCCGCGGCGCGCAATCGCGCCGGCCGGTGGGTCTTTTCGGTGCGCGACAACGGGCTGGGTATCGAGCTGCAGTACTTCGACCGGATCTTCGGCATGTTCCAGCGTCTGCACAAGCGCGAGGAGTTCGAGGGTACCGGCATCGGACTCGCGATCTGCAAGAAGATCGTCGAGCGCCACGGGGGAACGATTTCGGTCGAGTCCCAGCCCGGGCAGGGTTCCACGTTTCGCTTCGAGCTGGCGGGAATCGAAGGACGGCCATGA
- a CDS encoding AI-2E family transporter: MSQELQGTSESPVPREAAKARILLAVLTAVAAYLCWRTLQPFATILLWAMVLASMFRPLFRQILARTRRRNLAAALTLSVAIVSVLLPVGAITVAVAAEVGSLIDEAPAKWSEWAGDPVLQARAARWRGDLAQRFPFVERIDVGRIQESLTALGESMVKRSVGLVGSVLWALVGFVMIVFSLFFMLRDADRFEAVLRGLLPLSRRQSDLLIGRTVEVVNASVVGVLAVAALQGALGGAMFAVLGLPSPILWGVVMAFFAMIPMIGAGAIWLPAAILLMVAGEPGKAIALCAVGALLIGTIDNFLRPYLVGGRTGLHELVVFFAVLGGLKLFGVVGLLVGPALFAIGWSLLELFRDGRVDAAREGGAVGPIGPVEQVPEATVGS; the protein is encoded by the coding sequence ATGAGCCAGGAGCTGCAGGGCACGTCGGAGTCGCCCGTACCGCGAGAGGCCGCGAAAGCCCGGATTCTGCTCGCGGTGCTGACCGCCGTCGCGGCCTACCTCTGCTGGCGCACCCTGCAGCCCTTCGCGACGATTCTCCTTTGGGCGATGGTGCTGGCCTCGATGTTCCGGCCCCTCTTCCGCCAGATCCTCGCCCGCACCCGCCGCCGGAATCTCGCGGCCGCCCTGACGCTCTCGGTGGCGATCGTTTCAGTCCTGCTGCCGGTAGGAGCGATCACGGTGGCGGTCGCGGCTGAGGTCGGGTCGCTCATCGACGAGGCGCCCGCGAAATGGAGCGAATGGGCCGGCGATCCCGTTCTGCAGGCGCGCGCGGCCCGCTGGCGCGGCGATCTTGCCCAACGCTTTCCCTTCGTGGAGCGGATCGACGTCGGGCGCATCCAGGAGAGCCTCACCGCCCTCGGCGAGTCGATGGTGAAGCGTTCGGTGGGTCTTGTCGGCAGCGTACTGTGGGCTCTGGTCGGATTCGTGATGATCGTCTTCAGTCTCTTCTTCATGCTGCGCGACGCCGACCGGTTCGAGGCCGTTCTGCGCGGGCTTCTGCCCCTGTCGCGCCGCCAGAGCGACCTCCTGATCGGCCGCACGGTGGAGGTCGTGAACGCTTCGGTGGTCGGCGTGCTCGCGGTCGCCGCCCTGCAGGGGGCCCTGGGGGGAGCGATGTTCGCGGTCCTCGGCCTGCCGTCGCCGATCCTTTGGGGCGTCGTCATGGCCTTCTTCGCCATGATTCCGATGATCGGCGCCGGTGCGATCTGGCTGCCAGCGGCGATCCTACTCATGGTCGCCGGGGAGCCCGGGAAGGCGATCGCGCTCTGCGCGGTCGGGGCGCTGCTGATTGGAACAATCGACAACTTTCTGCGGCCCTATCTGGTCGGCGGCCGCACGGGGCTCCATGAGTTGGTGGTCTTCTTCGCCGTTCTCGGAGGCCTCAAGCTCTTCGGTGTCGTCGGACTGCTCGTCGGCCCGGCGCTCTTCGCGATCGGCTGGTCGCTGCTGGAGCTCTTTCGCGATGGCCGCGTGGACGCCGCGCGCGAGGGCGGGGCAGTGGGGCCGATCGGGCCGGTGGAGCAGGTCCCCGAGGCGACCGTCGGCTCCTAG